The proteins below are encoded in one region of Amycolatopsis acidiphila:
- a CDS encoding SDR family NAD(P)-dependent oxidoreductase, translating to MQVDIRDKVIVVTGAGRGLGRSLALGLAAEGARVAVVARDEQKAVSTVEEIVAQVPGAPKPLAVVADVSDEAQVQAAAEAVDTHWGRVDGLINNAGWMPPANSMSVLGFELAELRRVIDSNLVSCFLTTKHFAPVMIRGGGGRIVYVSSIAAEHGGAGRSGYGATKAAVNNYSNVVHKELANQGIRTIALAPGLTDTPGMREAAGEEHIARVSALYPDGRVGQPEDIVPFAAFLCSDAANHLSGTVLTIRPFTG from the coding sequence ATGCAGGTGGACATTCGGGACAAGGTCATCGTCGTGACCGGCGCCGGTCGCGGGCTGGGACGCTCGCTCGCGCTGGGCCTGGCCGCGGAGGGCGCCCGAGTCGCCGTCGTCGCCCGGGACGAGCAGAAGGCCGTGAGCACGGTCGAGGAGATAGTCGCCCAGGTGCCCGGCGCCCCCAAGCCGCTCGCCGTGGTCGCCGACGTGAGCGACGAGGCGCAGGTCCAGGCGGCGGCCGAGGCGGTCGACACGCACTGGGGCCGGGTCGACGGACTGATCAACAACGCCGGCTGGATGCCGCCGGCGAACAGCATGTCCGTGCTCGGCTTCGAGCTGGCCGAGCTCCGCCGCGTCATCGACAGCAACCTGGTCAGCTGCTTCCTGACCACCAAGCACTTCGCCCCGGTCATGATCCGCGGCGGTGGCGGCCGGATCGTCTACGTGAGCAGCATCGCCGCGGAACACGGCGGCGCCGGCCGCAGCGGCTACGGCGCCACCAAGGCCGCGGTCAACAACTACAGCAACGTCGTCCACAAGGAGCTCGCGAACCAGGGCATCCGCACGATCGCCCTCGCCCCCGGCCTGACCGACACGCCCGGCATGCGCGAGGCCGCCGGCGAGGAGCACATCGCCCGCGTGTCGGCCCTGTACCCGGACGGGCGGGTCGGGCAGCCGGAGGACATCGTGCCCTTCGCCGCATTCCTGTGCAGCGACGCGGCGAACCACCTGTCCGGCACGGTGCTGACCATCCGGCCGTTCACCGGCTGA
- a CDS encoding peptidase C39 family protein, translated as MTRMRVGNLLVVPAVAIMASMMIALPADAHPGRADDEAISYHEWHDPAARPTGRTDFGGKTYEYAQWTTSPVFRQGFGATELIASWNARTPEHTWLQVETQGETDKGAETAWYVMGRWAGSDTVFQRTSVDGQDDANAAVSVDTLVMKPGVTLRSYRLRLSLYREAGTSAMPAVSTIGAMTSNVPDRFSVPASPPGKASGVELPVPAYAQNLHKGQFPEYGGGGENWCSPTATEMVVEYWGRRPSESQLSWVPGDYVDRTVDYAARNTYDYSYEGTGNWPFNTAYAAEFGLRGHITRLHSLAELEDYVARGIPVITSQSFLASELDNAGYGTAGHIMVVIGFTKDGDVIVNDPAANSNANVRTVYKRDQFENVWLRTKRYDADGSVASGTGGIAYIITP; from the coding sequence ATGACCCGTATGCGTGTCGGCAACTTGCTCGTCGTGCCGGCGGTCGCGATCATGGCGTCGATGATGATCGCGCTACCAGCCGACGCGCACCCTGGCCGCGCCGACGACGAAGCCATCAGCTACCACGAGTGGCACGACCCGGCGGCCCGGCCGACGGGGCGTACCGACTTCGGCGGCAAGACCTACGAGTACGCGCAGTGGACGACGTCACCGGTGTTCCGGCAGGGCTTCGGCGCGACCGAGCTGATCGCGTCGTGGAACGCGCGGACGCCCGAGCACACCTGGCTGCAGGTCGAGACCCAGGGCGAGACGGACAAGGGCGCCGAGACGGCGTGGTACGTGATGGGGCGCTGGGCCGGGAGTGACACGGTCTTCCAGCGCACCAGCGTCGACGGCCAGGACGACGCGAACGCGGCGGTCAGTGTCGACACGCTGGTCATGAAGCCGGGCGTGACACTGCGCTCGTACCGGTTGCGGCTGAGCCTGTACCGCGAGGCCGGGACGTCCGCGATGCCCGCGGTGAGCACGATCGGCGCGATGACGTCGAACGTGCCCGACCGGTTCAGCGTGCCGGCCTCGCCGCCCGGCAAGGCTTCCGGGGTCGAGCTGCCGGTGCCGGCGTACGCCCAGAACCTCCACAAAGGACAGTTCCCGGAGTACGGCGGGGGCGGCGAGAACTGGTGCAGTCCCACGGCGACGGAGATGGTCGTCGAGTACTGGGGGCGGCGGCCGAGCGAGTCGCAGCTGTCGTGGGTTCCCGGGGACTACGTCGATCGCACGGTGGACTACGCGGCGCGCAACACCTACGACTACTCCTACGAGGGCACCGGCAACTGGCCGTTCAACACGGCGTACGCGGCGGAGTTCGGGCTGCGCGGGCACATCACCCGGCTGCACTCGCTGGCGGAGCTGGAGGACTACGTCGCGCGGGGCATCCCGGTGATCACGTCGCAGTCGTTCCTGGCGAGCGAGCTGGACAACGCGGGGTACGGGACGGCGGGGCACATCATGGTCGTCATCGGGTTCACCAAGGACGGCGACGTGATCGTGAACGACCCGGCGGCGAACAGCAACGCCAACGTCCGGACGGTGTACAAGCGCGACCAGTTCGAGAACGTCTGGCTGCGCACGAAGCGCTACGACGCGGACGGCTCGGTGGCCAGCGGCACAGGCGGGATCGCGTACATCATCACGCCGTAG
- a CDS encoding S-(hydroxymethyl)mycothiol dehydrogenase has protein sequence MPHEVQGVVSRAKGEPVSLETVLVPDPGPGEAVVSVKACGVCHTDMHYRDGGINDDYPFLLGHEAAGYVEQVGEGVTDLAPGDYVILNWRAVCGVCRACKRGKPWYCFNTHNAAQPMTLTDGTKLSPALGIGAFLDKTLVHAGQCTKVNPEAEPAVAGLLGCGVMAGIGAAINTGAVTRGDTVAVIGCGGVGDAAIAGARLAGARKIIAIDMDDRKLDWAKDFGATHTFNSRGKSEDEVVEAIQDLTESFGADVVIDAVGRPETWKTAFYGRDLAGTVVLVGVPTPDMRLNDMPLIDFFSRGGSLKSSWYGDCLPSRDFPALVDLYLQGRLPLEKFVTERISVDGVEHAFERMHKGEVLRSVVEFS, from the coding sequence ATGCCGCACGAGGTGCAGGGAGTCGTGTCCCGCGCGAAGGGCGAACCGGTCTCGCTGGAGACGGTGCTCGTGCCGGACCCGGGTCCCGGCGAGGCGGTCGTGTCGGTCAAGGCCTGCGGGGTGTGCCACACGGACATGCACTACCGCGACGGCGGCATCAACGACGACTACCCGTTCCTGCTCGGGCACGAGGCGGCGGGCTACGTCGAGCAGGTCGGCGAGGGCGTCACCGACCTCGCGCCCGGCGACTACGTGATCCTGAACTGGCGCGCGGTCTGCGGCGTCTGCCGTGCCTGCAAGCGCGGGAAGCCGTGGTACTGCTTCAACACGCACAACGCCGCACAGCCGATGACGCTCACCGACGGCACGAAGCTCAGCCCGGCCCTGGGGATCGGCGCCTTCCTCGACAAGACGCTCGTGCACGCCGGACAGTGCACGAAGGTCAACCCCGAGGCCGAGCCCGCGGTCGCGGGCCTGCTCGGCTGTGGCGTGATGGCAGGCATCGGCGCGGCGATCAACACCGGCGCGGTCACCCGCGGGGACACCGTCGCCGTGATCGGCTGCGGCGGCGTCGGCGACGCGGCCATCGCGGGTGCCCGGCTGGCCGGGGCGCGGAAGATCATCGCGATCGACATGGACGACCGGAAGCTGGACTGGGCCAAGGACTTCGGCGCCACGCACACGTTCAACTCGCGCGGCAAGAGCGAGGACGAAGTGGTCGAGGCCATCCAGGACCTCACCGAGTCCTTCGGCGCGGACGTCGTGATCGACGCCGTGGGCAGGCCGGAGACCTGGAAGACCGCGTTCTACGGCCGGGACCTCGCCGGCACCGTGGTGCTCGTCGGCGTGCCCACCCCGGACATGCGGCTGAACGACATGCCGCTCATCGACTTCTTCTCGCGCGGTGGCTCGCTGAAGTCGTCGTGGTACGGCGACTGCCTGCCCTCCCGGGACTTCCCGGCGCTGGTGGACCTCTACCTGCAGGGCCGGTTGCCGCTGGAGAAGTTCGTGACCGAGCGGATCTCGGTCGACGGCGTGGAGCACGCGTTCGAGCGGATGCACAAGGGCGAGGTGCTGCGCAGCGTGGTGGAGTTCTCCTGA
- a CDS encoding TetR/AcrR family transcriptional regulator — MTQGRRAAQRERMRARLLAAALELFGKYGYDATTIDQIAAKADVARQTVLNHYPHKRDFMRAWGQDRRDQLLRLPEVDGTEPAAEQLRRYFAALAAMNEQERELTGMLRASLRHDEVLVQEKPVPQAVLTAIRRGQARGEFDPGAEPELVAEVLAAIYSDTLSRWLIPAERPFDLAKLLAVKLDLVLRGLVAR; from the coding sequence ATGACGCAAGGACGGCGTGCGGCACAGCGGGAGCGGATGCGCGCGCGGTTGCTCGCGGCAGCGCTGGAGCTGTTCGGGAAGTACGGCTACGACGCGACGACCATCGACCAGATCGCCGCGAAGGCCGATGTGGCACGGCAGACCGTGCTCAACCACTACCCGCACAAGCGTGACTTCATGCGTGCGTGGGGGCAGGACCGGCGCGACCAGCTGCTGCGGCTGCCGGAGGTCGATGGCACCGAGCCGGCCGCCGAGCAGTTGCGCCGGTACTTCGCCGCGCTGGCGGCGATGAACGAGCAGGAGCGCGAGCTGACGGGCATGCTGCGGGCGAGTCTGCGGCACGACGAGGTGCTGGTGCAGGAGAAGCCGGTGCCGCAGGCGGTGCTGACGGCGATCCGCCGGGGCCAGGCGCGGGGCGAGTTCGATCCGGGCGCCGAGCCGGAGCTGGTGGCCGAGGTGCTGGCCGCGATCTACTCCGACACGCTCAGCCGGTGGCTCATCCCCGCCGAGCGCCCGTTCGACCTGGCGAAGCTGCTGGCCGTGAAGCTGGACCTGGTGCTGCGCGGGTTGGTGGCGCGCTGA